The following nucleotide sequence is from Aedes aegypti strain LVP_AGWG chromosome 3, AaegL5.0 Primary Assembly, whole genome shotgun sequence.
CTCacagaatactaagctgagaaatagAGAGATCTAAATGGAACGTAACGCTAGTGAGAAGTAGAAGTTTGAGAGAGAATCATATGAATAATTACCCTTTCATATTATTCAGCTAGCAAAGTTTCGGCAGTGTTGTCTCTAAATGCTGGCACATGGATCCTGTCCGTCAAAACCGTTTCCTGCTCCGGGTGTTTATCTAGCGTTTCCAACTAGAATTTAACCGCTTGCCTTGCCTTGCCCGGTTCACTTCCTCGATGGCGGCCATAGCACCATCAGCAGCACGACATCGACCAGTATCCGTGACACCGATTTCAGTCTCCGGCTGTCGGCGTTGGCCGCATATACAATAGTGTCCCACGAGCTGGCAATCGCAAATCCCGCCGTTTCTCCAGCTTCTTGAAATAGACATCCTTCTCGCCAAAAGATTGCGTCGACTGGATGGCCAGCATCTGCAGAAAGCGGGACACTCACAAGCGCGGATCGGAACCGATTCCCCGACGAAGTTTCTTGTTCTCCTTGCCAGGCGTATTGAACAAGCGGAAGATGGGCTGTGAAAGCGGATGCATCGGAATAGCTTTGTCCTTCGATGGTTTGTCCGTCAGGATTGCTGGCACGGATTCCTTCATTGAGTTGCTACCGCTGATGGTCATTGCACCGGATGAATTTAGCTGCTTTCTGGTCCTATTGAATGGAAGAAAACTTTAATATACAAGACAATTTAGGAGGATTCCAATGACCGCTGGGATTGAAATGAATCACCGCTTTTTTGACCTGAAACTGATACTTACCAAACTTCATATATCTTAAGCACTAGACTttcgaattttattttaaaaggtTCGCGATAAACCACTAAAATTTAATAAAGATTCAAATTGAAACGCGAAGATCTTCGAGCAAAAAAAATATGGCGTCGTCGTCCGTCGACCATCAAACAACAACATGCGGACAGTGTTGCGCGATTTATTATCACATCTGGATTGAATGTGAAAAAGCATCGATTTTGTGTAATATCACGAAAACAGTTTGGAACGATGTGGTTGCAGCTGTTTATGTGTAATATTGTTTGTGTTtcatatgtaaatattacacaagATCAATGTACTGCAAAATTATCATGTCGTTTCAATGTAATTCAAGAGCGATGTGATATCACATCGCAGTTGATGTTATTATGCATCTGAAATTTGCGATTACATTGATATTTTGTTACATCGGCACTATTACATCGAGTcatattacattattttttgctgtgtattgTAATATGTCaaacgtgaaaaaaaaacgatgcgcgtgccactggttgtgagatttgtaacaaagCGTATtttaaatgatcgttaaatgactggttgatggaaatttcgtcagtgtaacgtctgtttgtctgtggtataatgcttgtggaAGATATCcagtttttcaaatatgaacaggtctagtgCAAGAAGAAGTGAACATCGCCGACCGAGAAACGTCAAAATGCGCTGCGTGCGAAGGGCGAGCCCTTTCCGCCGAACCAAAACAAAACCGACGTGCCCTTCGCTGTCAGTGCGGTGGAGTGAAAAAGTCATAAAACCACCGtctccgtcgtcgtcgtccggATTGCATCCGACCATCGGTCAGCAAAAAAGTGATCTAAAAGAGATTTATCTCGAATATTAACGCCGGGTTTCGAGTTCTTGCCGCTGCTGGAAGTTTCTGGATTCGGTTAACGTTGTTTGGTTGTACAGGAAAGTTTGGAATCGAAGCCGAAACACGATGGGAGAGATTCGCGACTGGCGCCCCTTTATTTATGGTGGAGTGGCTTCAATTACCGCTGAATTTGGTAAGCAATCCGGGTTTGGTCCGGTTTGAACCGATTATTGGTCAAAGAAACACCTCACGGTGCTTACGTAACAAACAAGGTACTCTCCCTTTGCTACTCAGTGTTGTTGACTGTTTGTTTCTTTTCGCCAGGCACTTTTCCCATCGATACAACAAAGACGAGACTGCAAATTCAAGGTCAGAAAATCGACCAATCTCACGCGGAACTCAAATATAGAGGCATGACGGACGCTTTCGTGAAGATTTCCAAACAGGAAGGCATGAAGGCACTTTACTCTGGGTAAGTAGACCTACTGGGGAGTTGACAGCTTATGCTTAAGGCCCCAGGGCTGGTAACAGGTCTCATTTTACATGAAACTCGATCACTTTTTTGCATTTGTAATACCTAATATCAATATATCAATCCAAGTCTCTTTCTAGAGACATTTAGAAAAGGCTTTAAAGtctaaatttttattaaaattggtCTCAACAGTAATTAGTTTCGTTCTTCTTGCTAAAGTTCTGATTTGAAAACGATTACTCTGAATAATTTTCAATGTACtattccaggattttctccaggaatgcctCCACCGATTATTCCAATAGTTACTTTAGCTGATctcccaaaaattcttccaagaaaaaaaatcgaaagataATTCCACAGTTTTATAAAAGGAAttactacaaaaatctggaCTGGTAGCATGTTTTTTTCTCCCAAATAACATTTTTAGTCTTTTCACACCACTtccaccatatcgttaaaactaATTTTGGAACTAGTCAATCTCAGGTCTTAACAACCTTAaaaaacctttgataaaactccgaATTCTAACGCTATTTCTGTCCTTTTAGCATTTGGCCCGCTGTGCTGCGGCAGGCGACGTACGGGACGATCAAATTTGGAACTTACTATACGCTTAAGAAGGTGGCCATCGAGAAGGGATGGCTGGTGGACAAGTCGGGGAATGAGAACGTTTGGTGTAATGCCGGGTGTGCGACGATTGCTGGAGCCGTTTCCAGCGCGATTGCCAACCCGACGGATGTGCTGAAGGTGCGCATGCAGGTGCACGGGAAGGGCACCAACAACGCCGGCCTCGCAAGGTGCTTCAAGGAGATTTACGTGCACGAAGGTGTACGAGGGTTGTGGAGGGTGAGTTACGTTGAAAAACAGTGAGGAACTctgattgaaaattatatctttTACTTTCAGGGAGTTGGCCCTACGGCTCAACGAGCGGCTGTGATAGCGGCAGTAGAACTGCCTGTATATGATTTTTGTAAGTTGCATTTGATGGAGACATTCGGCGATCAAGTGGCCAATCACTTTATGTAAGTATCCTGAGTTCACctttaaatggaaaaaaatcaacctGTAAAAGTCTTAAAGTCATACCCCATCAAATGTGTTCATTTGGA
It contains:
- the LOC5575460 gene encoding mitochondrial uncoupling protein Bmcp, producing MGEIRDWRPFIYGGVASITAEFGTFPIDTTKTRLQIQGQKIDQSHAELKYRGMTDAFVKISKQEGMKALYSGIWPAVLRQATYGTIKFGTYYTLKKVAIEKGWLVDKSGNENVWCNAGCATIAGAVSSAIANPTDVLKVRMQVHGKGTNNAGLARCFKEIYVHEGVRGLWRGVGPTAQRAAVIAAVELPVYDFCKLHLMETFGDQVANHFISSFIASLGSAVASTPIDVIRTRLMNQRRVQLQVHNLGPGGGGGGGGRGVAGGGGLAAVANPSSPSAKIYTGSLDCAIQTVRNEGFRALYKGFIPTWVRMGPWNIIFFITYEQLKQMY